In Rhodococcus pseudokoreensis, the DNA window TTCGTCCCCGAGCAGAAGGTCGACGTGCTGGCGCTGCCCGCCGCCGCGCCGTGGCTGAAGATCTCCGAGGCCATCGACTACCTGCGCGCCGTCGCACCGCGGGTCGCGGTGCCCATCCACCAGGCGATCATCGCGAACGAGGCCACCGGCATCTTCTACGGCCGCTACACGGACATGGCGCCCGAGGGCACCGAGTTCCGCACGATGCCGAGCGAGTCCAGCGTCGAGGTGGCCTGACGGCCCCGTGAGTACTTGTTAACCGCCGGCGGTTAACAAGTACTCACGGGTCAGGCGGCACCGATCTGCGAAATCCGCCGCTCCCAGCGGTACACGTCGGGCCGTGCGTCGTGGAAGAGCGCGAGGTCGACGGCGTCGAGCATCGCCTGCCGCGGACCCGACGTGCCCAACTGCTTGGCGGTGACGGCGAGGCGCACCACGCCCCCGCGTTTGGCGGTGCGGCCGGAGCCGAGGACAAGGGCCCGGCACCACCACGGTTCGGCGCGGAATCCCTCCCCGATCCCCAGTACCCGCGACCGCACCGACGTCCCGCGGTCGAGGTCGTGGACGGCGGTCATCCCGGCGAGCAGCCGGAACCCGGCGGACGGCAGTGCCGTCACGGCGCCCTGCGACGCCAGCCAGCGGGGCGGGGCGAACAGCCTGGTGCGCAGCCCGGTCTGCTCCATCACCCGGTCGGCCGCGAGCAGTCGCAGCCGCGCCTCGTGCTCGGGCAGCGCGGCGAACTCGGCCCGGCGGCGCTTGGTGGCGGCCTGGTCGTATCCGTGCAGGACGACGGCGTCGCCGCGGGATCGGCGCGCGCGGAGCCAGTCCTGCGTCGCGGGGTCGTTGACCAGTCGATACTTGTCTTTCAGGCGTGGGGCGACGAGCAGCGACAGCGGCACGCCGCGCGCATCCATCTCCTCGGCGAACGCGGCCGCGAAGTCGCGCGTCTCGTCCTTGATCCCCGACACCGACACGATCAGCTGTCCGGTCATGGCACCAGCGTGACAGGTGAACGTGAACACAGGGCAAAGCTCGTGCGCCTTTCCGGTAGTGGGAGCTACCGGAAAGGCGCACGAGCGGCGGAGCCGCCTACTTCGGCAGGACGGCCTCGATGGCCTCGACGACCTCGGGGGCGTCGGGTTCGGTGCGGGGACGGAACCGCTTGACGACGGTGCCGTCGGGTGCGACGAGGAACTTCTCGAAGTTCCACTGGATGTCGCCGGCGGCGCCTTCGGCGTCGGTGGCCTTGGTCAGTTCCTCGTAGAGCGGGTGCCGGTTGTCGCCGTTCACCTCGATCTTCTCGAGCAGTGGGAACGTGACGCCGTAGGTGGTGGAGCAGAAGGTTTCGATCTCTTCGGCGGTGCCGGGTTCTTGACCCATGAACTGGTTGCACGGGACGCCGATCACGGTCAGGCCGCGGTCGGCGTAGTCGGTGGCGAGCTTCTCGAGGCCCTTGTACTGCGGGGTGAGTCCACACTTCGAGGCGACGTTCACCACGAGGACGGCGCGGCCGTCGTATTCGCCGAGGGACGTCGGCGCGCCGCCGAGTGTGTTGATGCCGATGTTCTGAACAGGAGTCGTCATGCGCACCAACGTAGCCAACAAACGTCTGTGCGCCCAGGCTTCGAATCGCCCGGGCGCACAGAGGTTTCCTTTCGGAGGGGTGTCAGCTCTTCACGAGTACCTTCTGCTCGCCGCCGGCAGGGCTCTCGGTGACCTGCTCTTCGGCGACGTCGCCGTGGCCGTCGTCGACCATCGTGGACTCGTCGAACGGGAGCTTGCCGTCGAGGACGGTGCGGACGCGCTCGTTGTCGATCGTGTTGGTCCAGGAACCGACGAGCAGGGTGGCGACGGCGTTACCGGAGAAGTTCGTGACCGCGCGGGCCTCGGACATGAACCGGTCGATACCGACGATGAGGCCGACGCCGTCGAGCAGTTCGGGACGGTGGCTCTGCAGGCCGCCCGCGAGGGTGGCGAGCCCGGCGCCGCTGACTCCGGCAGCACCCTTGGACGCGATGATCATGAACACCAGCAGCGACAGCTGCTCGGGGAAGGACAGCGGCTGGCCCATCGCGTCGGCGATGAAGATCGAGGCCATGGTCAGGTAGATCGCGGTGCCGTCGAGGTTGAACGAGTAGCCGGTGGGGACGACGACACCGACGGTGGTGCGCTCGACGCCGACGTGCTCCATCTTGGCGATCAGGCGGGGCAGGGCCGACTCGGACGAGGAGGTGGCGAAGATCAGCAGGTACTCACGGGCCAGGTACCGGACCAGCTTGAAGATCGAAACGCCTGCAACGACGCGGAGCACGGATCCGAGGACACCGAACACGAAGATCAAGCAGGTCAGGTAAAAGCCGAGCATGAGGGTGGCGAGCTGGACGACGGCGCCGAGACCGGTCTGGCCGACGACGTTCGCGATGGCACCGAACGCACCGATCGGGGCGAGCCACAGGATCATCGACAGGATCTTGAAGACGAGCTTCTGGACGGAGCCGACAGCGCGGAGGATCGGTTCACCCTGCTTGCCGAGGGCCTGCAGCCCGAAGCCGACGAGCAGCGCGACGAACAGGGTCTGCAGCACGCTTCCCTCGGTCAGCGCCGACATCAGCGACGTGGGGATGATCGACTGGAGGAAGTCCATGGTGCCGCCGGCGCCGTGGGCATTCTCGGCGAGCGCCGCGCCGGTGCTCGCGGTGTCGGCGCTGATGTTCAGGCCGGTCCCCGGGTCGAGCAGGTTGCCCACGACCAGGCCGATGCCGAGGGCGACGGTCGACATGCCGATGAAGTAGGTGAGGGCGAGTCCGCCGACCTTGCCGACCTTCGCGGCGGCCTTCACCGATCCGATGCCGAGCACGATCGTGCAGAAGATGACCGGGCTGATCATCATCTTGATCAGGTCGACGAACATCGTGCCGAGCACGCCGAGCGACTTGCCGACTCCCGGAGCCAGCCACCCCACGAGGATGCCCGCGACGACGGCGACGATGACCCCCATGTACAACCAGTGGGTCCGGTCGCGTTTCTTCGTCTTCCCTGTCGCAGTACTCATGGGATTGTCCTCCAATTCGAGTGGCAAGCTGATCGGTGAGGCCGGCTAGTGACCGCGATCACGTCTTGGAAGAATCTTCTAAGCGATCGCTTGGCTGGTGAAGTTTGTGTTCATTACGTTCAGGAGAAAATGCATTGCCTCACCACCCGCCGAGACGGCCCATGAGCGTCGCGAGGCAGCTCTTTCTCCTCCAGCTCGTGGTGTTGGTGCTGGTCATCGCGGCCGGGACGGCACTGGCCATCGTCGACCAGCGTCGCGACAGCGACGAGACCACCCGGCGGGCCGTCACCGCTGTCGCCACCACGCTCGCGCTGTCGGA includes these proteins:
- a CDS encoding DUF2334 domain-containing protein, whose amino-acid sequence is MTGQLIVSVSGIKDETRDFAAAFAEEMDARGVPLSLLVAPRLKDKYRLVNDPATQDWLRARRSRGDAVVLHGYDQAATKRRRAEFAALPEHEARLRLLAADRVMEQTGLRTRLFAPPRWLASQGAVTALPSAGFRLLAGMTAVHDLDRGTSVRSRVLGIGEGFRAEPWWCRALVLGSGRTAKRGGVVRLAVTAKQLGTSGPRQAMLDAVDLALFHDARPDVYRWERRISQIGAA
- a CDS encoding cation:dicarboxylate symporter family transporter, encoding MSTATGKTKKRDRTHWLYMGVIVAVVAGILVGWLAPGVGKSLGVLGTMFVDLIKMMISPVIFCTIVLGIGSVKAAAKVGKVGGLALTYFIGMSTVALGIGLVVGNLLDPGTGLNISADTASTGAALAENAHGAGGTMDFLQSIIPTSLMSALTEGSVLQTLFVALLVGFGLQALGKQGEPILRAVGSVQKLVFKILSMILWLAPIGAFGAIANVVGQTGLGAVVQLATLMLGFYLTCLIFVFGVLGSVLRVVAGVSIFKLVRYLAREYLLIFATSSSESALPRLIAKMEHVGVERTTVGVVVPTGYSFNLDGTAIYLTMASIFIADAMGQPLSFPEQLSLLVFMIIASKGAAGVSGAGLATLAGGLQSHRPELLDGVGLIVGIDRFMSEARAVTNFSGNAVATLLVGSWTNTIDNERVRTVLDGKLPFDESTMVDDGHGDVAEEQVTESPAGGEQKVLVKS
- a CDS encoding glutathione peroxidase, whose translation is MTTPVQNIGINTLGGAPTSLGEYDGRAVLVVNVASKCGLTPQYKGLEKLATDYADRGLTVIGVPCNQFMGQEPGTAEEIETFCSTTYGVTFPLLEKIEVNGDNRHPLYEELTKATDAEGAAGDIQWNFEKFLVAPDGTVVKRFRPRTEPDAPEVVEAIEAVLPK